From one Malus sylvestris chromosome 1, drMalSylv7.2, whole genome shotgun sequence genomic stretch:
- the LOC126627735 gene encoding disease resistance protein RPV1-like isoform X2: MSMAASSSSSWKYDVFLNFRGEDTRKIFVGHLYRALDQKAINTFIDAEKLRKGNDLSELLSAIEESRISIVVFSQNYASSTWCLKELVKILACMDTKNQIVVPIFYQVDPSEVRKLKRSFAEAFAQHERESNAEMEEVKSWRSALTRATNLSGWDSRKYEDDAKLIEEIVDDIFKRLIHVSSSKDNGLVGMDYHIDKVNSLLRPGVNDVFTVGIWGMGGIGKTTIARAVYDEIACQFEACCFLENIKEGFSKNGAAHMQEVLLSRILKEKVQSLGTLDRGSRVIMERLQRKKVFIVLDDVDELSQIEALLGEQHSFGGGSRVIITTRDKQLLSGAGAVYEPENLREPEALKLFKQYAFRTNQPTRVYDQLSRDVIQYAQGLPLALKVLGAFLDNKTLPEWEDVLEKIRKIPQRGIHNVLKTSFDGLDDSEKNVFLDIACFLKGMDIDMAKKILDSCGFYPHTGIRVLIDRALISVSEWGTLEMHDLLEEMGREIVRQESIKEPGRRSRLWSYEDVHHVLTKNTATEAVETIILDSAILKEGCSNTEAFVSMTKLRLLMIGDDADIYTKHFYKYHLAVRDSFGHQTPSDCFIEHWIADLKFQSSQLRCLIWRDCPLKSWPSNFQFKNLVNLDMSYSCIEQLWKGAEPLEKLKFINLCHCQYLKKTPDFTRATSLEELRFENCTRLCEVDPSISALKNLAILSLTWCIDLKILPSITGMKSLKTIRLSGCSSLEKFPEISDVMEKLSELYLGGTAIKELPSSINKLTGLATLDLRGCRELKSLPSSIHMGSLQTFNLSGCSNLEMFPVISEVMEELSELHLDGIAIKELPSSINKLTGLTVLDLSGCQELKSLPSSIHMRSLQTLNLSGCSNLEKFPEISDVMEKLSELYLGGTAIKELSSSINKLTGLPALDLRGCQELKSLPRSIHMRSLQTLNLSGCSNLEKFPEISDVMEKLSELYLGGTAIKELSSSINKLTGLATLDLRGCRELKSLPSSIHMGSLQTLNLSGCSNLGKFTEISDVMEKLSELYLAGTAIKELSSSINKLTGLTVLDLSGCQELKSLPSSIHMRSLQTLNLSGCSNLEKFPEISDVMEKLSELYLDGTAIKELPSSINKLTGLTVLDLYGCQELKSLPSSIRVGSLHTLFLSGCSKLEKFHEISDVVEELSELHLDGTAIKELPSSINKLTGLLTLDLRGCRELKSLPSSIHMGSLQTLNLSGCSNLEKFTEISDVMEKLSELYLAGTAIKELSSSINKLTGLITLDLKGCRELKSLPSSFHMGSLQTLNLSGCSNLEKFPEISDVMEKLSELYLDGTAIKELPSSINKLTGLTVLDLYGCQELKSLPSSIRMGSLHTLFLSGCSKLEKFPEISDVMEKLSKLYLDGTAIKELPSSINQLRGLTVLDLSGCLELKSLPCSIHMGSLQTLNLSGCSKFEKFPNISDVMEKLSQLYLGGTTIKELTLSINKLTGLTVLDLSGCQELKSLPSSIRMGSLQTLILSGCSKFERFPEISGMEMLSELHLDGTAIKELPSSINKLTGLRHLDGVQSRDSWVPGQQHRIRRCGVRLFYANSEEMHNQSMTQPDYPS; this comes from the exons ATGTCAATGGCTGCTTCTTCGTCTTCCTCATGGAAATACGACGTCTTCCTGAATTTCAGAGGCGAAGACACTCGCAAGATCTTCGTCGGCCATCTCTACAGAGCTCTGGATCAGAAAGCAATCAACACCTTCATCGACGCGGAAAAGCTCAGAAAAGGCAACGACCTTTCGGAACTCCTTTCAGCCATCGAAGAGTCAAGGATTTCGATCGTGGTTTTCTCCCAGAACTACGCTTCTTCGACGTGGTGCTTGAAAGAACTGGTCAAAATCCTGGCGTGCATGGATACAAAGAATCAGATAGTGGTGCCGATCTTCTACCAAGTCGATCCATCTGAAGTTCGTAAGCTCAAGAGAAGTTTTGCAGAAGCTTTTGCTCAACACGAACGCGAATCGAACGCCGAAATGGAAGAGGTGAAGAGCTGGAGGTCCGCACTAACCAGAGCCACCAATTTATCCGGATGGGATTCGCGAAAATACGA GGATGATGCCAAGCTTATTGAGGAAATTGTGGATGACATATTTAAGAGATTGATCCATGTCTCCTCAAGCAAAGATAATGGCTTGGTTGGAATGGATTACCACATAGATAAAGTGAATTCACTGTTACGTCCTGGGGTGAATGATGTTTTCACTGTTGGAATATGGGGTATGGGAGGTATAGGCAAAACCACCATCGCTCGCGCTGTTTATGATGAAATCGCTTGTCAATTTGAAGCTTGCTGCTTTCTCGAAAATATCAAGGAAGGCTTCTCGAAAAATGGTGCAGCACATATGCAGGAAGTGCTTCTTTCTAGAATCTTGAAGGAAAAGGTGCAGAGTTTAGGCACGTTGGATCGAGGTTCCAGAGTGATAATGGAAAGGCTACAAAGGAAAAAAGtgttcattgttcttgatgacgTTGATGAATTATCCCAAATCGAAGCCTTACTTGGAGAGCAGCATTCATTTGGCGGTGGAAGTCGGgtcattataacaactagagaTAAACAATTATTAAGTGGAGCTGGTGCTGTATATGAGCCCGAGAACTTAAGGGAGCCAGAAGCTCTTAAACTCTTCAAGCAGTATGCCTTCAGAACAAACCAACCCACCAGAGTTTATGATCAGCTCTCAAGGGATGTCATACAATATGCTCAAGGTCTGCCTTTAGCACTCAAAGTGTTGGGAGCTTTTCTTGATAACAAAACATTGCCCGAGTGGGAAGATGTGTTAGAAAAAATAAGGAAGATCCCGCAAAGGGGAATTCATAATGTGCTTAAAACAAGCTTCGATGGACTGGATGATTCAGAGAAGAATGTCTTTCTAGATATTGCATGTTTCTTGAAAGGAATGGATATAGACATGGCAAAAAAAATTCTGGACAGTTGTGGCTTCTATCCCCATACTGGAATAAGAGTTCTAATTGATCGAGCTCTAATATCTGTCTCAGAGTGGGGGACACTGGAGATGCATGATTTACTAGAGGAAATGGGTCGGGAAATCGTTCGCCAAGAATCTATCAAAGAGCCTGGGAGAAGAAGTAGGTTGTGGAGTTATGAAGATGTTCATCATGTGCTGACTAAAAATACA GCTACAGAAGCAGTTGAAACCATAATCCTGGATTCGGCAATCTTGAAAGAGGGATGCTCAAAtactgaagcttttgttagtatGACAAAACTAAGACTGCTCATGATCGGTGATGACGCTGATATTTACACCaagcatttttacaaatatCATCTTGCAGTCAGGGATTCATTTGGCCATCAAACTCCAAGTGATTGCTTCATAGAACACTGGATTGCGGACTTAAAGTTCCAATCTTCTCAATTGAGGTGCCTCATCTGGCGTGATTGCCCCCTAAAGTCTTGGCCATCCAACTTTCAGTTCAAGAATCTTGTAAACCTTGACATGAGCTATAGTTGCATCGAACAACTTTGGAAAGGAGCTGAG CCTCTGGAAAAGTTGAAATTCATCAATTTATGTCATTGTCAATACCTTAAGAAAACCCCTGACTTCACAAGGGCTACAAGTCTTGAGGAACTGAGATTCGAAAATTGTACAAGGTTATGTGAGGTTGACCCATCCATTTCAGCTTTGAAAAACCTTGCTATATTGAGTCTAACTTGGTGCATTGATCTTAAGATTCTTCCGAGCATCACTGGTATGAAGTCTCTTAAAACCATTCGTCTTTCCGGTTGCTCAAGCCTTGAGAAGTTTCCTGAGATTTCAGATGTTATGGAGAAGCTATCAGAGTTATATTTAGGTGGGACTGCAATTAAAGAACTGCCTTCATCAATTAATAAACTCACGGGCCTTGCTACTTTGGACCTACGAGGCTGTCGAGAACTCAAGAGCCTGCCGAGCAGCATTCATATGGGATCTCTTCAAACCTTTAATCTTTCTGGTTGCTCAAACCTTGAGATGTTTCCAGTGATTTCAGAAGTTATGGAGGAGCTATCAGAGCTTCATTTAGATGGGATTGCAATTAAAGAACTGCCTTCGTCAATTAATAAACTCACGGGCCTTACTGTTTTGGACCTATCTGGGTGTCAAGAACTCAAGAGCCTGCCGAGCAGCATTCATATGAGATCTCTTCAAACCCTTAATCTTTCTGGTTGCTCAAACCTTGAGAAGTTTCCTGAGATTTCAGATGTTATGGAGAAGCTATCAGAGTTATATTTAGGTGGGACTGCAATTAAAGAACTGTCTTCGTCAATTAATAAACTCACGGGTCTTCCTGCTTTGGACCTACGTGGCTGTCAAGAACTCAAGAGCCTGCCGAGGAGCATTCATATGAGATCTCTTCAAACCCTTAATCTTTCTGGTTGCTCAAACCTTGAGAAGTTTCCTGAGATTTCAGATGTTATGGAGAAGTTATCAGAGTTATATTTAGGTGGGACTGCAATTAAAGAACTGTCTTCATCAATTAATAAACTCACGGGCCTTGCTACTTTGGACCTACGAGGCTGTCGAGAACTCAAGAGCCTGCCGAGCAGCATTCATATGGGATCTCTTCAAACCCTTAATCTTTCTGGTTGCTCAAACCTTGGGAAGTTTACAGAAATTTCAGATGTTATGGAGAAGCTATCAGAGTTATATTTAGCTGGGACTGCAATTAAAGAACTGTCTTCGTCAATTAATAAACTCACGGGCCTTACTGTTTTGGACCTATCTGGGTGTCAAGAACTCAAGAGCCTGCCGAGCAGCATTCATATGAGATCTCTTCAAACCCTTAATCTTTCTGGTTGCTCAAACCTTGAGAAGTTTCCAGAGATTTCAGATGTTATGGAGAAGCTATCAGAGTTATATTTAGATGGGACTGCAATTAAAGAACTGCCTTCGTCAATTAATAAACTCACGGGCCTTACTGTTTTGGACCTATATGGGTGTCAAGAACTCAAGAGCTTGCCGAGCAGCATTCGTGTGGGATCTCTTCATACCCTTTTTCTTTCAGGCTGCTCAAAACTTGAGAAGTTTCATGAGATTTCAGATGTTGTGGAGGAGCTATCAGAGCTTCATTTAGATGGGACTGCAATTAAAGAATTGCCTTCGTCAATTAATAAACTCACAGGTCTTCTTACTTTGGACCTACGAGGCTGTCGAGAACTCAAGAGCCTGCCGAGCAGCATTCATATGGGATCTCTTCAAACTCTTAATCTTTCTGGTTGCTCAAACCTTGAGAAGTTTACAGAGATTTCAGATGTTATGGAGAAGCTATCAGAGTTATATTTAGCTGGGACTGCAATTAAAGAACTGTCTTCGTCAATTAATAAACTCACGGGCCTTATTACTTTGGACCTGAAAGGTTGTCGAGAACTCAAGAGCCTGCCGAGCAGCTTTCATATGGGATCTCTTCAAACCCTTAATCTTTCTGGTTGCTCAAACCTTGAGAAGTTTCCAGAGATTTCAGATGTTATGGAGAAGCTATCAGAGTTATATTTAGATGGGACTGCAATTAAAGAACTGCCTTCGTCAATTAATAAACTCACGGGCCTTACTGTTTTGGACTTATATGGGTGTCAAGAACTCAAGAGCTTGCCGAGCAGCATTCGTATGGGATCTCTTCATACCCTTTTTCTTTCAGGCTGCTCAAAACTTGAGAAGTTTCCAGAGATTTCAGATGTTATGGAGAAGCTATCAAAGCTTTATTTAGATGGGACTGCAATTAAAGAACTGCCTTCGTCAATTAATCAACTCAGGGGCCTTACTGTTTTGGACCTATCTGGGTGTCTAGAACTCAAGAGCCTGCCCTGCAGCATTCATATGGGATCTCTTCAAACCCTTAATCTTTCTGGTTGCTCAAAATTTGAGAAGTTTCCAAATATTTCAGATGTTATGGAGAAGCTATCACAACTTTATTTAGGTGGGACTACCATTAAAGAACTGACTTTGTCAATTAATAAACTCACGGGCCTTACTGTTTTGGATCTATCTGGGTGTCAAGAACTCAAGAGCCTGCCGAGCAGCATTCGTATGGGATCTCTGCAAACCCTTATTCTTTCAGGCTGCTCAAAATTTGAGAGGTTTCCAGAGATTTCAGGAATGGAGATGCTATCAGAGCTTCATTTAGATGGGACTGCAATCAAAGAACTGCCTTCATCAATTAATAAACTCACGGGCCTTCGTCATTTAGATGGAGTCCAATCACGTGATTCTTGGGTACCAGGGCAGCAGCATCGCATCAGAAGGTGTGGAGTTCGTCTCTTTTATGCCAATAGTGAAGAGATGCATAACCAAAGCATGACACAGCCTGACTATCCATCATGA
- the LOC126627787 gene encoding subtilisin-like protease SBT1.3, giving the protein MVEKSTTVGASTMDRDFPATVKLGNGRTITGVSLYRGRMMLSTNKQYPVVYLGSNSTSPNPSSLCLEGTLDRRVVAGKIVICDRGISPRVQKGEVVKEAGGVGMILANTAANGEELVADCHLVPAVAVGENEAKGIKHYASTSPRATATLTFLGTRVGVRPSPVVAAFSSRGPNLVSLEILKPDMVAPGVNILAAWTGALGPSSLPADRRRVKFNILSGTSMSCPHVSGIAALLKARHPDWSPAAIKSALMTTAYVHDNTRKPLQDSSAASISTPYDHGAGHINPGRALDPGLIYDIEAHDYLEFLCTQRLTPTQLKVFTKYSNRSCKNNLASPGDLNYPALSVVFPERTNVSVLTLHRTVTNVGPAVSNYHTIVSPFKGAYVKVEPRMLKFTTANQKLSYKIIFTTKSRQAVPEFGGLVWKDGVHRVRSPIVVVWLPPL; this is encoded by the coding sequence ATGGTAGAGAAAAGTACTACGGTGGGAGCTAGCACCATGGATAGAGATTTTCCAGCCACTGTGAAGCTCGGAAATGGCAGGACTATTACCGGGGTTTCGCTCTACAGGGGAAGGATGATGCTGTCAACAAACAAGCAATACCCTGTTGTGTATTTGGGAAGCAATTCAACTAGTCCTAATCCGAGCTCGCTGTGTTTGGAGGGGACGTTGGATCGCCGAGTTGTGGCCGGAAAGATTGTGATTTGCGACCGTGGGATTAGTCCTAGAGTGCAGAAGGGAGAGGTGGTGAAAGAAGCCGGAGGAGTTGGGATGATCTTGGCAAACACAGCTGCAAACGGAGAGGAGCTTGTGGCGGATTGCCACCTTGTTCCGGCGGTTGCTGTGGGAGAGAACGAAGCAAAGGGAATCAAGCATTATGCTTCAACAAGCCCGAGAGCCACCGCAACTCTAACATTTCTTGGAACTAGAGTTGGGGTTAGACCGTCGCCTGTGGTGGCAGCGTTTTCATCCAGAGGGCCAAATCTGGTAAGCCTTGAGATTCTCAAGCCGGATATGGTGGCACCAGGAGTGAACATCCTCGCCGCTTGGACAGGCGCATTAGGCCCGTCCAGCTTGCCAGCAGATCGTAGAAGGGTGAAGTTCAATATACTGTCCGGGACTTCAATGTCCTGCCCCCATGTGAGCGGCATTGCCGCTCTGCTCAAGGCAAGGCACCCGGATTGGAGTCCGGCGGCAATAAAGTCCGCCTTGATGACAACCGCTTATGTCCACGACAACACGCGAAAGCCTCTACAAGACTCCTCAGCAGCTTCAATTTCAACCCCGTACGATCACGGTGCAGGGCACATAAACCCGGGGAGGGCTCTTGACCCGGGATTGATTTACGACATTGAGGCGCATGACTATCTTGAATTCCTCTGCACACAAAGGCTAACACCAACACAGCTCAAAGTTTTTACCAAGTACTCAAACAGAAGTTGCAAGAACAATCTAGCCAGTCCCGGGGACTTGAACTATCCGGCACTCTCGGTTGTGTTCCCGGAGAGAACAAATGTTTCTGTTTTGACACTTCACAGAACTGTCACTAACGTTGGCCCTGCGGTTTCGAATTACCACACCATTGTTTCACCGTTCAAAGGTGCTTATGTGAAAGTCGAGCCTCGGATGCTGAAATTCACCACAGCCAATCAGAAGCTGTCATACAAAATCATCTTCACTACGAAATCCCGGCAGGCAGTCCCGGAGTTCGGCGGGTTGGTGTGGAAGGATGGAGTGCACAGGGTGAGAAGCCCCATTGTTGTAGTGTGGCTGCCACCACTATAA
- the LOC126615096 gene encoding disease resistance protein RPV1-like: MAASSSSSSSWKYDVFLNFRGEDTRKIFVGHLYRALDQKAINTFIDAEKLRKGNDLSELLSAIEESRISIVVFSQNYASSTWCLKELVKILACMDTKKHIVVPIFYQVDPSEVRKLKRSFAEAFDQHERESSAEMEEVKSWRSALTRATNLSGWDSRKYEDDAKLIEEIVDDIFKRYIQVSSSKDNGLVGMDYHIDAVNSLLRPGVDDVFTVGIWGMGGIGKTTIARAVYDEIACQFEACCFLENVKEGFSKNGAVHMQEVLLSRILKEKVQSLGTLDRGSRVIMERLQRKNVFIVLDDVDELSQIEALLGKQHSFGGGSRVIITTRDKQLLSGAGAVYKPENLSEPEALKLFKQYAFRTNQPTRVYDQLSRDVVQYAQGLPLALKVLGAFLDNKTVPEWEDELEKIRKIPQKGIHNVLKTSFDGLDESDKDIFLDIACFLKGMDIDSAKKSLDSCGLYPHRGIRVLIDRALISVSKWGELVMHDLLEEMGREIVRQECIKEPGRRSRLWSYEDVRHVLTQKTATEAIEGIILDSAIFKERCSNTEAFVSMTKLRLLMIRDGYFDEYGFVSEDSFDSQTSTEAEDELAFGDSFDNRAPHDCFIKHWIADLKFQSSQLRCLIWRGCPLKSWPSNFQFKNLVNLDMSNSRIERLWKGAEPLEKLKSINLSDCGYLKKTPDFTKATSLEELNFEGCTGLYEVDPSISALKSLAILNLGGCEELKSLPSSIHMGSLQTLNLFGCSNLEKFPDISDVMENLSELYLQWTAIKELPSSINKLTCLTLLDLRGCRELKSLPSSIHMGSLQTLKLSGCSNLEMFPNISGVMEKLSQLHLDETAIKELPSSINSLTGLTVLNLSRCRKLKSLPSNIHMGSLQTLILSGCSMLEKFPDISDVMEKLSELYLDETAIKELHSSINKLTGLTVLNLFGCRELKSLPSSIHMGSLQTLILSGCSMLEKFPDISDVMEKLSQLHLDETAIKELPSSIDSLTGLTVLNLSRCRKLKSLPSNIHMGSLQTLILSGCSMLEKFPDISDVMEKLSELYLDETAIKELHSSINKLTGLTVLNLFGCRELKSLPSSIHMGSLQTLNLSGCSNLEMFPNISGVMEKLSKLHLDETAIKELPNQ; encoded by the exons atggctgcttcttcttcttcctcttcctcgtgGAAGTACGACGTCTTCCTGAATTTCAGAGGCGAAGACACTCGCAAGATCTTCGTCGGCCATCTCTACAGAGCTCTGGATCAGAAAGCAATCAACACCTTCATCGATGCGGAAAAGCTCAGAAAAGGCAACGACCTTTCGGAACTCCTTTCAGCCATCGAAGAGTCAAGGATTTCGATCGTGGTTTTCTCCCAGAACTACGCTTCTTCGACGTGGTGCTTGAAAGAACTGGTCAAAATCCTGGCCTGCATGGATACAAAGAAGCATATAGTGGTGCCGATCTTCTACCAAGTCGATCCGTCTGAAGTTCGTAAGCTCAAGAGAAGTTTTGCAGAAGCTTTTGATCAACACGAACGCGAATCGAGTGCCGAAATGGAAGAGGTGAAGAGCTGGAGGTCCGCACTAACCAGAGCCACCAATTTATCCGGATGGGATTCGCGAAAATACGA GGATGATGCCAAGCTTATTGAGGAAATTGTGGATGACATATTTAAGAGATATATCCAAGTCTCGTCAAGCAAAGATAATGGCTTGGTTGGAATGGATTACCACATAGATGCAGTGAATTCACTATTACGTCCTGGGGTGGATGATGTTTTTACTGTTGGAATATGGGGTATGGGAGGAATAGGCAAAACCACCATCGCTCGCGCTGTTTACGATGAAATCGCTTGTCAATTTGAAGCTTGCTGCTTTCTCGAAAATGTCAAGGAAGGCTTCTCGAAAAATGGTGCAGTACACATGCAGGAAGTGCTTCTTTCTAGAATCTTGAAGGAAAAGGTGCAGAGTTTAGGCACGTTGGATCGAGGTTCCAGAGTGATAATGGAAAGGCTACaaaggaaaaatgttttcattgttcttgatgacgTTGATGAATTATCCCAAATCGAAGCCTTACTTGGAAAGCAGCATTCATTTGGTGGTGGAAGTCGGgtcattataacaactagagaTAAACAATTATTAAGTGGAGCTGGTGCTGTATATAAGCCCGAGAACTTAAGTGAGCCAGAAGCTCTTAAACTCTTCAAGCAGTATGCCTTCAGAACAAACCAACCCACCAGAGTTTATGATCAGCTCTCAAGGGATGTCGTACAATATGCTCAAGGTCTGCCTTTAGCACTCAAAGTGTTGGGAGCTTTTCTTGATAACAAAACTGTGCCCGAGTGGGAAGATGAGTtggaaaaaataaggaaaatcccGCAAAAGGGAATTCATAATGTGCTTAAAACGAGCTTTGATGGACTAGATGAGTCAGACAAGGACATCTTTCTAGATATTGCATGTTTCTTGAAAGGAATGGATATAGACAGTGCAAAAAAAAGTCTGGACAGTTGTGGCTTATATCCCCATCGTGGAATAAGAGTTCTAATCGACCGAGCTCTCATATCTGTGTCAAAGTGGGGGGAACTGGTGATGCATGATTTACTAGAGGAAATGGGTCGGGAAATCGTTCGCCAAGAATGTATCAAAGAGCCTGGGAGAAGAAGTAGGTTGTGGAGTTATGAAGATGTTCGTCATGTGCTGACTCAAAAAACA GCTACAGAAGCAATTGAAGGCATAATCCTGGATTCAGCAATCTTTAAAGAGAGATGCTCAAATACTGAAGCATTTGTTAGTATGACAAAACTAAGACTGCTCATGATACGTGATGGTTACTTTGACGAATATGGGTTTGTATCCGAGGATTCATTTGACAGTCAAACTTCAACTGAAGCAGAAGATGAGCTTGCATTCGGGGATTCATTTGACAATCGAGCTCCACATGATTGCTTCATAAAACACTGGATTGCGGACTTAAAGTTCCAAAGTTCTCAGTTGAGGTGTCTCATCTGGCGTGGTTGCCCCCTCAAGTCTTGGCCATCCAACTTCCAGTTCAAGAATCTTGTAAACCTTGACATGAGCAATAGTCGCATCGAACGACTTTGGAAGGGAGCTGAg CCTCTGGAAAAGTTGAAATCTATCAACTTAAGTGATTGTGGATACCTTAAGAAAACCCCCGACTTCACAAAGGCTACAAGTCTTGAGgaactaaattttgaaggttGTACAGGGTTATATGAGGTTGACCCATCTATTTCAGCTCTGAAAAGCCTTGCTATATTGAATCTAGGAGGCTGTGAAGAACTCAAGAGCCTGCCGAGCAGTATTCATATGGGATCTCTTCAAACCCTTAATCTTTTTGGTTGCTCAAACCTTGAGAAGTTTCCAGATATTTCAGATGTTATGGAGAATCTATCAGAGTTATATTTACAATGGACTGCCATTAAAGAACTGCCTTCGTCAATTAATAAACTCACATGCCTTACTCTCTTGGACCTACGAGGCTGTCGAGAACTCAAAAGTCTGCCGAGCAGTATTCATATGGGATCTCTTCAAACCCTTAAGCTTTCTGGTTGCTCAAACCTTGAGATGTTTCCAAATATTTCGGGTGTTATGGAGAAGCTATCACAGCTTCATTTAGATGAGACGGCAATTAAAGAACTTCCCTCCTCAATCAATAGTCTCACGGGCCTTACTGTTTTGAACCTATCTAGGTGTCGAAAACTCAAGAGCCTGCCGAGCAACATTCATATGGGATCTCTTCAAACCCTTATTCTTTCTGGTTGCTCAATGCTTGAGAAGTTTCCAGATATTTCAGATGTTATGGAAAAGCTATCAGAGCTTTATTTAGATGAGACTGCAATTAAAGAACTGCATTCGTCAATTAATAAACTGACAGGCCTTACTGTTTTGAACCTATTTGGGTGTCGAGAACTCAAGAGTCTGCCGAGCAGCATTCATATGGGATCTCTTCAAACCCTTATTCTTTCTGGTTGCTCAATGCTTGAGAAGTTTCCAGATATTTCAGATGTTATGGAGAAGCTATCACAGCTTCATTTAGATGAGACGGCAATTAAAGAACTTCCCTCCTCAATCGATAGTCTCACGGGCCTTACTGTTTTGAACCTATCTAGGTGTCGAAAACTCAAGAGCCTGCCGAGCAACATTCATATGGGATCTCTTCAAACCCTTATTCTTTCTGGTTGCTCAATGCTTGAGAAGTTTCCAGATATTTCAGATGTTATGGAAAAGCTATCAGAGCTTTATTTAGATGAGACTGCAATTAAAGAACTGCATTCGTCAATTAATAAACTGACAGGCCTTACTGTTTTGAACCTATTTGGGTGTCGAGAACTCAAGAGTCTGCCGAGCAGTATTCATATGGGATCTCTTCAAACCCTTAATCTTTCTGGTTGCTCAAACCTTGAGATGTTTCCAAATATTTCGGGTGTTATGGAGAAGCTATCAAAGCTTCATTTAGATGAGACGGCAATTAAAGAACTTCCCAATCAATAG
- the LOC126627813 gene encoding disease resistance protein RPV1-like, with product MGSLQTLILSGCSMLEKFPDISDVMEKLSELYLDETAIKELHSSINKLTSLTILNLRGCRELKSMPSSIHMGSLQTFNLSGCSDLEKFPDISGVMEKLSELYLDETAIRELPSSINKLTGLTVLDLSRCQELKSLPSSIHMGSLRTLILSGCSMLEKFPDISDVMENLLELYFDGTDIKELPSSINKLTGLTVLNLSGCQELKSLPSSIHMGSLQTLILSGCSMLEKFPDISDVMKKLSRLYLDGTAIKELPSSISKLTGLTVLDLSGCQELKSLPRSIHMGSLQTLNLSGCSKL from the coding sequence ATGGGATCTCTTCAAACCCTTATTCTTTCGGGTTGCTCTATGCTTGAGAAGTTTCCAGATATTTCAGATGTTATGGAGAAGCTATCAGAGCTTTATTTAGACGAGACTGCAATTAAAGAACTGCATTCGTCAATTAATAAACTCACGAGCCTTACTATTTTGAACCTAAGAGGCTGTCGAGAACTCAAGAGCATGCCAAGCAGCATTCATATGGGATCTCTTCAAACCTTTAATCTTTCTGGTTGCTCAGACCTTGAGAAGTTTCCAGATATTTCAGGTGTTATGGAGAAGCTATCAGAGCTTTATTTAGACGAGACTGCCATTAGAGAACTGCCTTCGTCAATTAATAAACTCACAGGCCTCACTGTTTTGGACCTATCTCGGTGTCAAGAACTCAAGAGCCTGCCGAGCAGCATTCATATGGGATCTCTTCGAACTCTTATTCTTTCAGGTTGCTCAATGCTTGAGAAGTTTCCAGATATTTCAGATGTTATGGAGAATCTATTAGAGTTATATTTTGATGGGACTGACATTAAAGAACTGCCTTCGTCAATTAATAAACTCACGGGCCTTACTGTTTTGAACCTATCTGGGTGTCAAGAACTCAAGAGCCTGCCGAGCAGCATTCATATGGGATCTCTTCAAACCCTTATTCTTTCGGGTTGCTCAATGCTTGAGAAGTTTCCAGATATTTCAGATGTTATGAAGAAACTATCAAGGTTATATTTAGATGGGACTGCCATTAAAGAACTGCCTTCGTCAATTAGTAAACTCACTGGCCTTACTGTTTTGGACCTATCTGGGTGTCAAGAACTCAAGAGCCTGCCGAGAAGCATTCATATGGGATCTCTTCAAACCCTTAATCTTTCTGGTTGCTCAAAACTTTGA